The DNA segment tCGGCACCTTATAGTTGACTTCGTAATCCAGAATCACAAAGTCAGAATgcaaaataaacttgtccacctggacaagaacatcatcaataataccaagcggCCTTTTTATTGTTCTATATGCCATTTGGAATCTCATTGAAGTAGCTCTCagttgaccaatacccaaagttttgaacacagagtaaggcatcaaattgatacttgctcccaaatcacacaatgcctttgcaaaatccgcactcccaatggtacatgaAATGATGAAAGCgtcaggatcttcaagctttggagccataAAGTGTATAATTGGacttacttgatgagtcattttgatggtctcacaatccatagatctctttttagtcactaagtctttcataaacttggcataacccggcatttgctcaagagcttcTACCAAAGAAACATTGATCGACAAgcttttcatcatctcaataaaaaatttaaattggttttcattccttttcttttcaagtctttgaggataaggtggaggaggccttggcaagggAGTCGTAGCCTTGGTCACTACCATTTTCCGGTATGTCTTTTACGTATTCCCTACACGGGTTCATGTCatcttgagtctcctcctcattatcatgaatatcaattctcacttccacattcaaattctcttcactcacttgctcatcaactataggaacatcatcatcatgcacttcaacctcatcactcacaacttccttttgcttggaggtattcACTTCACCACCTCGACCGCTTCTTGTGATCACTACCATTGCATGCCcggtattgttcccaccctttgggtttactaccgtatcactaggtagagctcccttagggcgagtattcaaagatTGTGAAATCTAGCCAAGTTGAACCTCTATGTTTCAGATTGAAGTATTAtgggatgccaactgggcatcagagtcggcattctttttcatcatttgttcaaacatcatctcgatCCTTCCTATCTCATTGTTTGAtgagctaggaccttgggacaGAAATGGAGGTAGGTtatttggttgttgatacatcggaggtctttgaaagccttgccccgaTTCCCTTGATTGCGAGTgttccaacccccttggttgttgtttcctctCCAATTGTTATTGTTGCCACTCCAATTGCCCTGGTTGCTCTGATTGCCCCAATTCTAATTGTTGTTCCCCCAAATTGCTATTTCCCTGTTGGTTTTGATTTCCTAAGTTTCGTTGGgatctccactgttgttgttggttaggagTATTGCCCCTTTGTCCTTAGTAATTGTTCACGTACTAGACTTCCTCACTTTGCTCAGCATACCCATCATCTTGGTTGAAACCACCACTTCCCTGCTCATATTGATCCAGACTACCTTGACCTTGTTGATCTCTTTGTCGCCTCTTGTCGACCAATATGTTGACaccttccatagcatttacttttCTCGGCGCTTGAAATTGTTGCAATTGAGCTTTTccaactggttcattgttgtaGTTAACTCTGCTATTGCCTAGCCATGTTCGTGGAGCTCTTTGTGCAGGTGAATGACAGTGGGATCACCCTGTGGAACATTAGCTCGACTTTGCCAAGCTGAGAAAGTATCTGCCATCCCATCCAAGATCTCACACGCCTCAGCATAaggtgtgttcataaaatttcccctGCTAAGTGATTAACTACACACTGATTGGTTGTGTTAATACCACGGTAGAATGTCTGCTGGATCATTGCTTCGGTCATGTCATTGTTCgaacattctttcaccattgtccgATACCTTTTCCCAAATATCATGAAGTGGTTTATTAGTTTCCTGTTTgaaggccaaaatctcatctcTCAAGCTCTCCATATGCCCTGGCAAAAAAAACTTTGCTataaacttgtccgccaactcatcccacatagtgatggaatggttgggaagtctttCGAGCtagtccaaagctttccctctaagtgaaaaagggaacaatctcaatctcaatgcatcctttGACACATTTGTATGTTTTCTTCCCTAGCAGGTATCCACAAAGTCTTTAAGATGttatatgcattctgatggggagcgcctgtgaagtaccctcgctgctccaataaagtcaacatcacatttgtaatttggaaattgtCCGTGcgaatccggggtgggacaattgcacttgcgtatccttcattgggaagcacccgaggagcgaCTCTTGGAGGAGGCGGGGGAGGGTATGGAATATtttcattggcctggcggcctcttctTTTTCCTTGAGGTACTAAAGGCACCTCATATTTgccattatcatctacctcctcccccgggagAACATTTCCAAGAGGTTCATTGTTTGCCATGTTGTACCAGAATCAATTGACTCACAAAAGTTTGTAAAATGgtaggaaagaaaaaaaacacaaaactaaTCAGATAAATAGCCAAAACCGTTTAGCTCCCTGGAAAcgatgccaaaaagtgatcggctcCAACCCCATATCACTATAGATGgcaagagtggtcgatgcagcttttacccaaaAGGTCGgtatcgaatccacagagagctaaTATTGGTTTTGaagttgggtttctatctaatctagctatgcgCGATGTTCTTAGttacacttccaatcatgctttgttttgattactattctacttttaatcactaatgaagaatgaaaataagctaagtatgatatttttgtaaagttttctcaattggtaaaagctactagggaagtgacttacacctaggtagGTATCTAACGGTGTCCAAAACTTAGGGAAAACTTGTTGTAATTGGAATCATGATATAACCATTGTACTtagttactcactctatacctctcggtagtttgaatGACTTTGCCCTAATTAGCTTTCTCAAGCACAATTGGGTGTTTacacaatgcaagcaaaattggctcaagtctggtattactatctctaggtgtaaccctttaattggggctatcaatctcttgaatgcaccccaattccttgttagcctgaatttcctagacttagtctctctttctcaagaagagactaagtcacaaaggcacaaatcagtgtttgcaaccactgaTTAATAGCtaaatattttctaaaattactcaaaaacgCTAAAAACGGCTGTTCACGTGCTCTTCTAAACAACAGGtgccctaaaaatctgaaaaagaactatttatacacagctaaagtTTTTGAACAAAATTGCCCCTACGGAGGTTCCACTAACAATGAAAAATGGGCCGCCTCAGTGCTTGGACTACCGCGGCTGtgcaaaagcaagcgcggacCGCAGTTCTTCTCTTTTGAGTTAGTTCTGAATTTGAGTCCGCTTGGAGCGAAAAAACAACCGCCTCAGCGCTCCTTCAACCGCGGCTGCCAGATATGATTGTGGATCACGCCTTTCAATTTAAGCTCCCAACTGATGGTCTCTGATTCTTCATTCCGCTAAGGGCGACAACTTGACCGCGGTCGCGTCAGAGACACCTCTGCCTCGCAATTTCACCGTGGGCAGCGGTTATGGTCAAGCCCAAACTATAGCTATTTGAACCTTGCCACCGCTGAGAGAGTAATAAAGACCGCCTCAGCAGTAGACCCTCCGCGTTCGCATCTGTTTCTTAGCTGTCAGCGCCCTTTTGACTCAGCTTTGAGCTTGTGTAGGTTTCACTACTTTATGAGTTGGTTTTGACTTgcttgtctctttttgaccaaacactgcaaacaagcaaaATAAGTTAGCTTTTGGAAATACTTGTACACTTTtttaatccaaaacctaagcaaaaaggagcataaaatacgctagaatccctagttatcaacagtctagacagaagagttacgctgaTTAGAAGGCgcatgatttatcatttatggtgggcaTGGAGGTTCTCTTAAAAGTCTTGCCGATGAAGGGTATCATGAGGTTCAGGAAGAATGGAAagctgagtccgaggtttattggcatATATGAGGTGTTGAAGTGAGTTGGGAAGGCTGCTTATGAGCATGCTTTGCCTCCTagtctatcgggagttcatccggtcttccatgtgtctatgctccgaaagtaccATGCCGACAGGTCACATGTATTAGATTACCGCATGGTTTAGTTAGATGGgagcttgggttatgaggaggagtcaATTGCCATTGTTGACAGGCAGGTTTGCCAGTtgatgtagacatgtgatttttgaccatcccggagattttacacattttagggtttaaatatttagtttaggtctaatatcacTATTTTAACTAGTATTGACTctcttactttattttatcacaaaaacaaaaattacaaaaatagtttcatttttctctatttaattaaggtattaggtatttttaggaaaatatttttaacccatttttatttttagtataattttcaaaaatatcaatatatataGCTTCATGTCATAATGTagtttgtttttttaattaattaggaatgattttaaaattttataattattattttaggaACTAATATTTTTAGTCTAGTAGAGTTAAAGGGCCACTTTTAAAGGTAAATTTGGCCAAACTTAGACCTTAGCCCTATAATTCCCAATACCAAATTCCTAACCCATTAAAACCCTTACACCCTCTCTTCTTCTTAAAACCTTAAGACACCCTAACACAAAAAAAACCTAGAGCTATAACCCCTTGTCCAGTCGTCACCCATCAGTagaacttcttcttcttcactcttGAACACCCAACGGCAGAACTAAGACCCCAGACCTAAAAAAGATAGCTTCCGATCTCCCTCACTCCATCTCCATCTTCTCCAACAATAACAGCCGCTGACCCCTCCCCGCCGTTCCCATCT comes from the Nicotiana sylvestris chromosome 4, ASM39365v2, whole genome shotgun sequence genome and includes:
- the LOC138890017 gene encoding uncharacterized protein translates to MMKSLSINVSLVEALEQMPGYAKFMKDLVTKKRSMDCETIKMTHQVSPIIHFMAPKLEDPDAFIISCTIGSADFAKALCDLGASINLMPYSVFKTLGIGQLRATSMRFQMAYRTIKRPLGIIDDVLVQVDKFILHSDFVILDYEVNYKVPIILGRPFLATGKALVDVEAGELTFRVGDENVVFHVCKSTRQPNSTEVCSFVDLVMEVIVDDTSAMVNVEDPLEAVLLNLNVNEDEGRVECINALQGMGSYSYEPRKLSLDIKYRKTPPTKPSIEEPPFWN